A portion of the Phycisphaerales bacterium AB-hyl4 genome contains these proteins:
- a CDS encoding metallophosphoesterase: MSSFALVSDIHANADAFRVVLDDIRKRGIEDVYCLGDIVGYGPNPVESLDMVIEHCKFALMGNHDFAVLFEPTSFNASAEQAAFWTRRQFELEPDAQKRRKRWEYLGSLVIRKRHLDALWVHASPRRPINEYIFPDDVVTAPTKMQQIFDRIDRRCFCGHTHVAGVFTDEPDFYPPEDLGGAYRFVDDEKFILNPGSVGQPRDRDPRASYCIVHDDRAEFVRVEYDVPKVVEKVTAIVELSDFLGQRLLDGR, encoded by the coding sequence ATGAGCAGCTTTGCCCTTGTTAGCGACATCCACGCCAACGCCGACGCCTTCCGCGTTGTGCTCGACGACATCCGCAAGCGCGGTATCGAAGACGTCTATTGCCTGGGCGACATCGTTGGCTACGGGCCGAACCCGGTCGAAAGCCTCGACATGGTGATCGAGCACTGCAAGTTTGCGCTGATGGGCAACCACGACTTCGCTGTGCTGTTTGAGCCCACGAGTTTTAATGCGAGCGCGGAGCAGGCGGCGTTCTGGACGCGTCGGCAGTTCGAGCTTGAGCCTGATGCGCAAAAGCGACGGAAGCGGTGGGAGTATCTGGGCAGCCTGGTGATTCGCAAGCGACATCTCGATGCGCTATGGGTGCACGCGTCGCCGCGTCGGCCGATCAACGAGTACATCTTTCCGGATGACGTGGTGACGGCGCCGACAAAAATGCAGCAGATCTTCGACCGCATTGATCGGCGGTGTTTCTGCGGGCATACGCACGTAGCGGGTGTGTTTACAGATGAGCCGGACTTCTACCCGCCGGAGGACCTCGGCGGGGCGTACCGGTTTGTGGATGATGAGAAGTTCATCCTGAACCCCGGCTCGGTGGGCCAGCCTCGCGACCGCGACCCGCGCGCATCTTACTGCATCGTGCACGACGACCGGGCTGAGTTCGTCCGCGTTGAGTATGACGTGCCGAAGGTGGTGGAGAAGGTCACCGCGATCGTCGAACTGAGCGACTTCCTGGGCCAACGGCTACTCGATGGCCGGTGA
- a CDS encoding neutral/alkaline non-lysosomal ceramidase N-terminal domain-containing protein: protein MPGLVKDRFRPLGCSTICHDQSAGPLVEFNPMPNLFSAGASTIDWTPKRSVYLAGYPHVQRDSTGTHDPLLASAMCLSDGEQTTALAAVDVLFITHAMAGRIRARLEAELGLPPTHVLIAATHTHSGPKTTRYITDNGDPTIPAVDEQIVQQCEDAVVKAVREAHASMVEAEAAMVVADATGIGGNRRDPDGPTDPEAPLLVLRRASDQQPIAAMTVYGMHPTVLHEDSTLFSGDFPAYTRQYLQQHWLGEDTPVLYFTGVAGNQSPRHVTQANTFAEAQRLGEMLGERLLQAAKDLEWRAELPVSCQSSQLQLPARRLPELDEAERRLTASAERFESLRQQGAPRPKVRTAEVDWFGAQRTLNLTRAAAEGGMQAAIDMRSPTEIQLITVGPWTFIAWPGEVFVEFGLKVKARHANVQLITYANGENGGYLVTREAVDEGGYEATSALFQSPDGGDALVAATLEQLESISSKQAKQST from the coding sequence ATGCCTGGCTTGGTTAAAGATCGTTTCCGCCCCCTTGGGTGTTCGACGATCTGCCATGATCAATCCGCTGGCCCGCTTGTGGAGTTCAATCCTATGCCAAACCTCTTTTCCGCCGGTGCCAGCACAATTGATTGGACACCAAAGCGGTCTGTCTATCTTGCAGGCTATCCCCATGTGCAGCGTGATAGCACTGGCACGCACGACCCGCTGTTGGCCTCGGCGATGTGCCTCAGCGATGGGGAGCAAACCACAGCCCTCGCAGCGGTGGACGTGCTGTTCATCACGCACGCCATGGCCGGCCGAATCCGTGCCAGGCTGGAGGCAGAGCTGGGTTTGCCGCCGACCCATGTGCTGATCGCCGCAACCCATACGCACTCGGGCCCGAAGACCACGCGGTACATCACCGACAATGGCGACCCGACGATCCCCGCCGTGGACGAGCAGATAGTCCAACAGTGCGAGGACGCTGTGGTCAAGGCGGTGCGGGAAGCGCACGCTTCAATGGTCGAAGCGGAGGCCGCAATGGTGGTTGCCGACGCGACGGGCATTGGCGGCAACCGCCGCGATCCCGACGGGCCCACCGATCCGGAAGCTCCCCTGCTGGTGCTTCGGCGAGCAAGTGACCAGCAGCCGATCGCCGCGATGACCGTCTACGGCATGCACCCCACCGTGCTGCACGAAGACTCGACGCTGTTCAGCGGCGATTTCCCCGCCTATACCCGGCAATACCTCCAACAGCATTGGCTGGGCGAAGACACGCCCGTGCTCTACTTCACCGGCGTGGCGGGCAACCAGAGCCCCCGCCACGTCACGCAAGCCAACACCTTTGCAGAAGCCCAACGCCTGGGTGAGATGCTGGGCGAACGGCTGCTGCAGGCGGCGAAAGACCTTGAGTGGCGGGCGGAATTACCCGTCTCATGCCAATCAAGTCAACTTCAACTGCCTGCCAGACGCCTGCCGGAGCTGGACGAAGCCGAGCGTCGGCTCACCGCGTCAGCCGAGCGTTTCGAGTCGCTTCGTCAGCAGGGCGCTCCTCGGCCGAAGGTCCGCACCGCCGAGGTGGATTGGTTCGGTGCGCAGCGCACCTTGAACCTGACCCGCGCGGCAGCCGAGGGCGGCATGCAGGCCGCGATCGACATGCGAAGCCCAACTGAGATTCAACTTATCACCGTCGGGCCTTGGACTTTCATCGCCTGGCCAGGCGAGGTCTTCGTTGAGTTCGGACTCAAGGTGAAGGCTCGGCACGCGAATGTGCAGTTGATCACCTATGCGAACGGTGAAAACGGCGGCTATCTGGTCACCCGCGAAGCGGTCGATGAAGGCGGATATGAGGCGACCAGCGCCCTGTTCCAAAGCCCCGACGGCGGCGACGCGCTGGTGGCCGCCACGCTGGAGCAGTTGGAATCGATCTCGTCGAAGCAGGCAAAGCAGTCAACTTGA
- a CDS encoding acyl-CoA synthetase gives MSPSTISLITRAQEHGQRRALVTSDGAFTYEQLLQGATATAHTLLAGDNDLAERRIAFLVPPGLDYVRVQWGIWLAGGLAVPLCLVHPEPELAYVIDDAQVDTIVVHPDFVDRVKGIASERELRLLSTTELDSSTTQSALPDIDPARRAMMLYTSGSTGRPKGVVTTHHNIEAQITSLVEAWEWSADDCILHTLPLHHIHGVINVLGCSLWAGATCHMLPKFDAKQVWDYLAGGELTLYMAVPTIYAKLISAYDDASPEQQAKWSDGAANLRLMVSGSAALPVSVLEKWRGLTGHTLLERYGMTEIGMGISNPLKGERRPGHIGQPLPHVEARLADEQGGVIAQPTAETSGEIQIKGAVVFREYWNRPDATAEAFTDDGWFKTGDVAVLDDGYYRILGRSSVDIIKTGGYKVSALEIEEVLRTHPAIRDCAVVGVPDDEWGERVCLAAALTPGQSLDLAGLRSWGKQHLAAYKVPQSLKVLDDLPRNAMGKVTKPQVRELFQAVLEATAGRGEPQ, from the coding sequence ATGAGTCCATCGACCATTTCCTTGATCACCCGAGCCCAGGAGCACGGCCAACGTCGAGCACTGGTGACATCCGACGGTGCGTTTACGTATGAGCAACTGCTTCAGGGGGCAACCGCGACGGCGCACACGTTGTTGGCTGGCGATAACGATCTGGCTGAGCGACGGATCGCGTTTCTCGTACCGCCGGGGCTGGACTATGTGCGCGTGCAGTGGGGCATCTGGCTGGCAGGCGGGTTGGCGGTGCCGCTGTGCCTGGTGCATCCGGAGCCAGAGCTTGCCTACGTGATCGACGATGCGCAAGTCGACACAATCGTGGTGCATCCGGACTTCGTCGATCGTGTGAAAGGCATCGCTTCGGAGCGTGAGCTTCGACTGCTGAGCACTACCGAATTGGATTCGTCGACCACGCAAAGCGCCTTGCCCGACATCGACCCTGCACGGCGGGCCATGATGCTCTACACCAGCGGCTCGACGGGTCGGCCCAAGGGTGTGGTGACGACGCACCACAACATCGAAGCGCAGATCACCTCGCTCGTCGAAGCGTGGGAATGGTCGGCCGACGACTGCATTCTGCACACTCTGCCGTTGCATCACATCCACGGTGTGATCAACGTGCTTGGCTGCTCCCTCTGGGCCGGGGCGACCTGTCACATGCTGCCGAAGTTTGATGCCAAGCAGGTGTGGGATTACCTGGCCGGTGGTGAGTTGACGCTCTACATGGCCGTGCCGACGATCTATGCCAAGCTCATCTCGGCTTACGACGACGCGTCGCCCGAGCAGCAGGCGAAATGGAGCGACGGCGCCGCGAACCTGCGGTTGATGGTCTCCGGGTCGGCCGCGCTGCCGGTGAGTGTGCTGGAGAAATGGCGCGGCCTGACCGGCCACACGCTGCTCGAACGCTACGGCATGACCGAGATCGGCATGGGCATCTCCAACCCACTCAAGGGCGAACGCCGACCCGGTCACATCGGCCAACCGCTGCCCCACGTCGAAGCGCGTCTGGCGGACGAGCAAGGCGGCGTCATCGCCCAGCCCACTGCCGAAACGTCGGGCGAAATCCAGATCAAGGGAGCGGTCGTGTTCCGCGAGTACTGGAACCGCCCGGATGCTACTGCCGAGGCCTTTACCGACGATGGCTGGTTCAAGACCGGCGACGTGGCTGTGCTCGACGACGGCTACTACCGCATCCTCGGCCGATCGAGCGTCGACATCATCAAAACCGGCGGCTACAAGGTCTCCGCGCTGGAGATCGAAGAGGTGTTGCGCACCCATCCTGCGATCCGCGACTGTGCCGTGGTGGGTGTACCGGATGACGAATGGGGCGAGCGCGTCTGCCTCGCGGCGGCGTTGACGCCGGGGCAGTCGCTGGACCTGGCCGGCCTGCGAAGCTGGGGCAAGCAACACCTGGCAGCGTACAAAGTGCCGCAATCGCTGAAGGTGCTCGACGACCTGCCACGCAACGCGATGGGCAAGGTCACCAAGCCGCAGGTGCGCGAGCTGTTTCAAGCCGTGTTGGAGGCAACGGCCGGTCGTGGCGAGCCGCAATGA
- a CDS encoding malonyl-CoA decarboxylase domain-containing protein: MPGLTDEFMPLLAEAMEHLHDPSIRPYLQTLQQRYDRWDATEKIEFFTYLARNLESPLATDPDAIAAVPGGFDLDCKEDIDRLLALREQWEPPRLHLLRQFVNLPGGIKFLVDMRAELRELMRVHRQAACLRLVEADLLHLFRSWFNFGFLQLVPIRWETTSAAQLEKLMAYEVVHPMSEWETLRQRLDRDRLCYALYHPNMPDEPLIFLEIALTQTIGSSIDRLFQQRRVRTLHEPSVALFYSINATQKGLSGISLGNSLIKMAVEQLRQDYPSLRRFSTLSPMPGFRKYLHSVLQDAPEGRKRALYGQSLDAFFDPEDLDVIRRAVPGVDALPAQLNELLAGERWREPELCYPLKGGLLRLAHFYVVHEKRRGAPLDPVAHFHFRNGAMLYNLNYLSDTSAKGISESFGMTANYLYALDKIDDHQRRFHQGQCVVTPQLDKMLQLGISA; encoded by the coding sequence ATGCCAGGCCTTACCGACGAGTTCATGCCGTTGCTCGCCGAGGCGATGGAGCACTTGCACGATCCGTCGATCCGTCCCTATCTGCAAACGCTTCAGCAGCGATATGACCGATGGGATGCCACCGAGAAGATCGAGTTTTTTACCTACCTCGCCCGTAACCTGGAAAGTCCGCTGGCGACGGACCCGGACGCCATTGCTGCCGTGCCCGGCGGATTTGATCTGGACTGCAAAGAAGACATCGATCGCCTGCTGGCCCTGCGGGAGCAGTGGGAGCCTCCGCGACTACACCTGCTACGGCAGTTCGTCAATCTGCCCGGTGGGATCAAGTTTCTGGTGGACATGCGGGCGGAACTGCGCGAGTTGATGCGCGTGCATCGGCAGGCGGCGTGTCTGCGCCTGGTGGAGGCAGACCTGCTGCATCTGTTTCGCTCATGGTTCAACTTCGGCTTTCTTCAGCTCGTACCGATCCGGTGGGAGACCACTTCGGCGGCGCAGTTGGAGAAGCTGATGGCCTACGAAGTCGTCCATCCAATGAGCGAGTGGGAAACGCTGCGACAACGGCTGGATCGCGATCGCCTCTGCTATGCGCTGTATCACCCGAACATGCCGGACGAGCCGTTGATCTTTCTGGAAATCGCCCTGACACAGACGATCGGCAGTTCGATCGATCGGCTGTTTCAGCAACGCCGCGTGCGTACATTGCACGAACCGAGCGTGGCTTTGTTCTACTCGATCAACGCGACGCAGAAAGGGCTCAGCGGTATCAGCCTGGGCAACTCGCTGATCAAGATGGCAGTCGAACAATTGCGGCAGGACTACCCGAGCCTGCGTCGATTTTCAACACTCAGCCCGATGCCCGGCTTTCGCAAATACCTCCACTCGGTGTTGCAGGACGCACCGGAGGGTCGCAAGCGCGCCCTGTACGGGCAGTCGCTGGACGCGTTTTTTGATCCTGAGGACCTGGACGTCATTCGCCGGGCCGTTCCGGGAGTGGACGCACTGCCTGCACAATTGAACGAACTGCTCGCCGGCGAGCGATGGCGGGAGCCGGAGCTATGCTACCCCCTGAAAGGTGGACTGCTGCGATTGGCGCATTTTTACGTGGTGCATGAAAAGCGTCGCGGCGCCCCGCTGGACCCGGTGGCCCACTTTCACTTTCGCAACGGCGCGATGCTTTACAACTTGAACTACCTTAGTGACACCAGCGCCAAAGGGATTAGCGAATCGTTCGGCATGACCGCCAACTACCTCTACGCCTTGGACAAGATTGATGACCACCAGCGTCGCTTTCACCAGGGGCAGTGCGTCGTCACGCCGCAACTGGACAAGATGCTGCAACTGGGCATCTCAGCCTGA
- a CDS encoding PIG-L deacetylase family protein: MAERKTALAFLAHPDDAEILCAGTLIRLRELGWAVHIATATAGDCGSATLPADEIAAIRRQEGAKAAELIGGTYHCLGERDVNVIFNHEANTKVIDLFRKVNPTLVFTHPRHDYMLDHEQVHLLARSAAFSFAVPNASSLPLPEDAHVPHLYYVDPIEGLDPYTGEPVTPTTVVDISAVLDRKAEMLACHASQREWLRSHHGMDEYIEAMKRHAAARGRERGFAAGEAFRQHLGHAFPHDDLLESLLV; this comes from the coding sequence TTGGCTGAGCGAAAGACCGCCCTTGCGTTTCTTGCCCACCCGGACGACGCGGAGATCCTCTGCGCCGGCACGCTCATCCGCCTTCGCGAGCTCGGCTGGGCGGTGCACATCGCCACCGCCACCGCTGGTGACTGCGGCAGTGCGACGCTGCCAGCCGACGAGATCGCCGCCATCCGCCGTCAAGAGGGGGCGAAGGCGGCGGAGTTGATCGGCGGAACCTATCACTGCCTCGGGGAACGTGACGTTAACGTCATCTTCAACCACGAAGCCAACACCAAGGTGATCGACCTGTTCCGCAAGGTCAACCCCACGCTCGTGTTCACACATCCGCGACACGACTACATGCTCGACCACGAGCAGGTCCACCTACTGGCGCGCAGCGCGGCCTTCAGCTTTGCGGTTCCCAACGCGTCGAGCCTGCCATTGCCGGAGGACGCGCACGTGCCGCACTTGTATTATGTGGACCCGATCGAGGGACTGGACCCGTATACCGGCGAGCCCGTTACCCCGACAACGGTGGTCGATATCTCGGCGGTGCTGGATCGCAAGGCCGAGATGCTCGCCTGCCATGCGAGTCAGCGTGAATGGCTTCGATCGCATCACGGCATGGACGAATACATCGAGGCGATGAAACGCCACGCCGCCGCGCGTGGCCGCGAGCGTGGCTTTGCCGCCGGTGAAGCGTTTCGCCAGCACCTCGGCCACGCCTTCCCACATGATGACCTGCTGGAAAGCTTACTTGTCTGA